The genomic interval GTCGCGCGCGAAGATCCGGTGCTGTTCGTGGTGCCAATGATGGACAAAGAGCATGCGGATTTTGACGCGGCCTATCTGTCCATCAAGGAACGGCTCACGACCAAAGTCGTGCCGGTCGAGATCCCCATTGGTGCAGGCGCCGGGTTCCAGGGGATCATCAATCTTTTCACCAAGAAAGCGCACGTCTTCAAGCCCGGCACCAAAGCCGGTGAGTACGAAGAAGTGGACATTCCGGCCTCCGAAAAGGCGCGATTCGAGAAATATCACGCCGAAATGGTCGAGGCAATTGCCTCCACGGACGATGCGCTGCTCGAGAAGTTCTTTGGTGGCGAAGAGATTCCCGGCGACGAAGAAATGGCTGCCATGAAGGAGGCGATGAAGCGCCAAGAGCTCTTCCCGCTCCTGTGCTGCTCAAGCCAACTGACGTGGGGCGCGCGCACCGTGCTCGACTTCCTCGTCTCGCTCATGCCGAACGCGTACGAGATGGAGGAGGCCCACGCGTTCAAGGGTGCCGAAGGCACCCGCACCGTGGAAATCCACCCGAAGGACAGCGATCCTTTCTGCGCGCTCGTGTTCAAGACCACCGCCGAGCCGCACGTGGGCGACGTGTCGTATTTCCGGACGTTCGCTGGCACGGTGAACAGCGGGCAGGATGTCTACAACGCCACGCGCGATACGGCGGAAAAACTGACCCACCTCGCGGTGCCGCAGGGACGGGAACGCGTGGAAGTGACGCGCTTATTCCCAGGTGACATTGGCTGCGTGGCCAAGCTCCGCAACACGCACACGAACGACACGCTGTCCACCAAAGAACATCCGGTGCGTTTGCCGCAGGTGGCTTTCCCCGATCCGCTGGTCAACTTTGCCGTGCGAGCGGTCTCGCACAACGACGAAGAAAAACTGCAGATGGGGTTGCATCGCGTGCACGACGAAGACCCCACGTTCCAGACGCACTTCAACGCAGAAACCCACGAGACGATCGTTGGCGGGCTTGGCGAGCGGCACATCGAAGTCGCCCTCGCACGCATCACGCGGCAGTTCGGTGTGAAGCCAGAACTCTCAACGCCGCGCATTCCGTACCGCGAAACACTCCTCGGGAAAGCCGAGGGGCAGGGGCGTCACAAGAAGCAGACGGGCGGAAAGGGACAGTTCGGCGACTGCTGGGTGCGCATCATGCCCGGGCAACGCGGCGCGGGCTACCGCTTCAACGACGAAATCGTCGGCGGCGCCATTCCGCGGCAGTACATCCCGGCCGTAGACCGCGGTATTCAGGAAGCGGCGGCGCGTGGCGTCCTGGCCGGCTATCCCGTCGTGGATTTTGTGGTCGAGTGCTTTGACGGCTCCTACCACTCGGTGGACTCCAACGAATCCTCGTTCAAGATGGCCGGCATTCTGGCCTTCAAGACCATCGCGCCCAAGTGCAAGCCGACGCTGCTTGAGCCACTCGACATGGTCGAGGTCTTCACCCCGGATCACTATCTGGGCGACGTGATGGGCGACATGAGCTCACGGCGCGGCCACATCCTCGGCACCGAAGCCGAACCCGATATGCCCGGTGTCACGCGCGTCAAAGCGATCGTCCCGCAGGCGGATCTGCATTTGTACGGCACCAAGCTCTCGAGCCTGACGCACGGGCGCGGCTACTTTGTGCACCGGTTCCACGGCTACGAGAACATGCCGGCGGAACACGCGAACAAGGTGATCGAGGCAGCGGCGAAGAACAAGAAAGAGGAGCACGAAGACTGACCATTGGGGTAAACGAATAACGAAATATCGAAAACCATTCACGACGAAACACCGCGCGCCCGATCCAATGCTGGACCGGGCGCGCGGTGTTTCGTCGTGTACGGTAAAACGTTTACCGTTATCCGTTTTTAACCAACCCTCACACCTTGTGGTACGAAATCCGCGCCGCTTCCGCGCGGTCTCCCGCCGTATAAATCTCAAAGTCCGCAAAGAACCCCGGCGCTTCGTGCTGCAGCACGCGGAGCACGGCCACGGCCATCCGGCGAATCTCGAACTCGGCGGCTTCGCTCGACCGCAGTTCGAGCATGGTGCGCCAGGCGCGGGCGTTGCCCGTCACGACGATCTTCGTTTCGGTGGAATTGGGCAGCACGCCGCGCGCCGCTTCGCGCGACATTTTGCGGCGGTGCACCTTGTCTTCCACCCAGCTGTACTTGGTCATCAGTTGATCGACGAGCGCCACGTACGTGGTCTGCGCGCTTTCGACCTGCGCCTTCCAGGCGGCCAGCAGCGTTGCGTCACCGATGATGGCGGGCGGAATCACAAAGGCCGCGTCGCTCTCGTCTACATACCGCTGCGAGAGCTGTGAGTACGCAAAGCCCGCACGGTGCCGCACCAGTTCGTGCGTGAGAGAGCGCGAAATCCCCTCGAGGAGCAACGAGTACGACGCGTGTTCCAACACGCTGCCGTGCCCCTGCTTCTTGATGTTCTCGAGATACTCGCGGGTGTCGCGCTTGGCCGGATTCTTCTGGCTCATGTAGCAAAGACGGCCGGCAAACTCTGCGAGGCGTTCACCATCGGTGCTCTCTCCCATCCAATTCACAGGGAGATGCGCGGGCTCGGCAAAGGTCGGGCGCGCGAGCACGGAAATACGAGGAGCGTCAAAGAACTCAGGCATGGGCGTGGGAGTCGGAGACGCCAACAATCTAAAGCGCGGCGCGCCGTGGGAGCAGTCGTCGGCGCTGTTGGCGGGAGCTCGGAGGGGTTGGCGCGCCACTCGGAATGCGCGCCGGCGGGCGTCAGGCAGCCGTCAGGCAGCCGTCAGGCAGGCCTCAGGTAGTTGCCTGTGCGACGAGGCCAAGCCGAAAGGCGGACCAACGCCGCTCGCGCACCACCGTCGCGAGGGCCGCCGCCGCCTCCTCAGGAAGAGGGGCCAGCGTCGGGTCGTACTTGATCTGGTCAAACGGCCGTGCGCCCTCCGCAGCGATAATCACCCCGGGGTTCAGGATGCCAGCCGGATCAAAGGCGCGTTTGGTGGCGCGAAACAGCTCCATCGCCAGCGGGCTCCACAGTCTGGGGAGCAAGGGTGCACGGAGCCGCCCATCGCCATGTTCGGCAGCAATCGTGCCGCCCAACTGCGCCACCAGCGCAGTCACCTCGGTGAGGACGGCGCCGAGCCGCGGACGCCACGCGGGTTCACGCACGTCCACGAGGGCGTTCACATGGGCGTGTGCATCGCCGGCATGGCCGAAGATCACGCAGCGAAAGCCATGGCGCGCAAAGATGGCGCGTACGCCACGGATGTACTGCGGAAAGTGATCGGGTGGTACCGCGCCATCCTCCACCAGCTGTAGCGACGCAAGATTCGGATCGAGCCGCGCGAGAATCGGGCTGGCGGCGTGGCGTATGGCCCACAACGCCGTGGCGGCCTCGGTGTGCGGCGCTTCCACCACGAAGGTCGCCCCGCTACCGCGGCAGCAGGCGGCGAGTGCCCGCATGCGATCCTCGGCGAGTTCGCCGCGTGCACCTTCCGCCTCAATGAGCAGCACCGCTTCGGACGACTCGGGCACGTCCAGCGCCGAGCCTTGCCGTACCACATCGAGAAAGGTGCGGTCGAGCAACTCCACGGCGCGCGCGCCCAGCTCGGTGCACCGCGTGGCGGCGGAGACCGCGTCTTCGAGCGCGTCGAACGACGCGAGCAGGCTCGCGGTGGCTTGATCGGCGGGCAAGAGCGCCAGCTCGACGCCCACAAACACCGCGAGTGTGCCTTCGCTGCCCACAAGCAAGTCGACCAGTTCGCCGCTCGCGGCAAAATCGTCGAGCGCGTACCCGCTGGATTCCTTGCGGACGCCAGAATGCGTGAGGGCGAATCGGGCGTCGGCGAGTCGCGGGGCCACGCGGTCAAGAAACTCGGCGACCGCGGGGATGTGGCGCGGCGCCGGTTGGCCGCGTCGGATCCACGCACGGCTCCCGTCTGCGAAGACGCAGTCGAGTCCATGCACCCAAGCGCGTGTCGGACCGTATCGCAGGGAATGGGCGCCGGCTGCGTTCGTCGCACACATGCCACCGATGGTGCAATACGCGCCGCTCGACGGATCCACCGGAAACCAGAGCCCGGCATGCGCGGCTGCTGTGTTCAACGCATCGCGCAATGCGCCCGGTCCGCAGGCAATGGTGCCGGTCGCACGGTCGGCGGCGCCAATGGAGTTAAAGCGAGAGCAGTCCAGCAGCACTCCCTCACCCACGGCGCCATTGGCCATCGAGGTGCCGCTGCCGCGCGGGATCAGCGGAGTGTTGGAGCGCGCGGCCCATCGCACGAGTGCCACCAAATCGTCGCCGTCGGCGGGCACCGCCACGGCAGCCGGCACGATGCGCGCAATGCCGGCGCTTTCGCTGTACACCGCTCGCGCGGGGAGGTCGTCGCGGAAGGTGCCGCGGAAGTGATCGGGGCGCACCCTCACAGAATGCGCAGGCGACACCCCACAAACAAGCGGCGGCGCCCACCGCGGGGCGCCGCCGACGCTGTCATCACGACGCGCATCACCATTCCGCGGCGACGCGTCGTGAGGAATGTGCGCCTATTCCTTCACCTGCGCGGACTTGTCCTTCACGTTCACCACAATCTTGCGCGGTTGTGCGCTGGCCAGCTTGGGCACCACAATCGTCAGCACGCCATGGTTGAAGGTGGCGTCGATCTTCTCGACGTCCACCTGCTCTGGCAGCCGCAGCGAGCGCGAGAACGCACCGGCCACCCGCTCGGATGTGAATACCTGCAACTGCGATTTTTCCTTGTCCTGTGTCGGCAACGTCGCGCCACGGGTGCCCGCGATGGTCAGCGTCCCATTGGCAAAGCTCACGTCGACATTCTCCGGATGCACCCCCGGAAGATCTGCCTCAACGATGAAGGCTTTGTCGGTCTGGTAGGTGTCCACGAGCGGCAACCAGAGTTGCGCACGCGCTGGCGCGTCGG from Gemmatimonadota bacterium carries:
- a CDS encoding Hsp20/alpha crystallin family protein, which encodes MYTPTLNNVLDRMLTLSRVMDDAVVDRIYPAITDAPARAQLWLPLVDTYQTDKAFIVEADLPGVHPENVDVSFANGTLTIAGTRGATLPTQDKEKSQLQVFTSERVAGAFSRSLRLPEQVDVEKIDATFNHGVLTIVVPKLASAQPRKIVVNVKDKSAQVKE
- a CDS encoding FAD-binding protein codes for the protein MRPDHFRGTFRDDLPARAVYSESAGIARIVPAAVAVPADGDDLVALVRWAARSNTPLIPRGSGTSMANGAVGEGVLLDCSRFNSIGAADRATGTIACGPGALRDALNTAAAHAGLWFPVDPSSGAYCTIGGMCATNAAGAHSLRYGPTRAWVHGLDCVFADGSRAWIRRGQPAPRHIPAVAEFLDRVAPRLADARFALTHSGVRKESSGYALDDFAASGELVDLLVGSEGTLAVFVGVELALLPADQATASLLASFDALEDAVSAATRCTELGARAVELLDRTFLDVVRQGSALDVPESSEAVLLIEAEGARGELAEDRMRALAACCRGSGATFVVEAPHTEAATALWAIRHAASPILARLDPNLASLQLVEDGAVPPDHFPQYIRGVRAIFARHGFRCVIFGHAGDAHAHVNALVDVREPAWRPRLGAVLTEVTALVAQLGGTIAAEHGDGRLRAPLLPRLWSPLAMELFRATKRAFDPAGILNPGVIIAAEGARPFDQIKYDPTLAPLPEEAAAALATVVRERRWSAFRLGLVAQATT
- a CDS encoding elongation factor G; translated protein: MKEYRSEAIRNVAVVGHGASGKTTLVDALAFVSGASKRHGSIKDGTTLTDTSPEEIERGYSIALGCAFAEWKDTKINLLDTPGFLDFQGDAIAAVAAADGALITIGSGTGVEAGTERMFREAVAREDPVLFVVPMMDKEHADFDAAYLSIKERLTTKVVPVEIPIGAGAGFQGIINLFTKKAHVFKPGTKAGEYEEVDIPASEKARFEKYHAEMVEAIASTDDALLEKFFGGEEIPGDEEMAAMKEAMKRQELFPLLCCSSQLTWGARTVLDFLVSLMPNAYEMEEAHAFKGAEGTRTVEIHPKDSDPFCALVFKTTAEPHVGDVSYFRTFAGTVNSGQDVYNATRDTAEKLTHLAVPQGRERVEVTRLFPGDIGCVAKLRNTHTNDTLSTKEHPVRLPQVAFPDPLVNFAVRAVSHNDEEKLQMGLHRVHDEDPTFQTHFNAETHETIVGGLGERHIEVALARITRQFGVKPELSTPRIPYRETLLGKAEGQGRHKKQTGGKGQFGDCWVRIMPGQRGAGYRFNDEIVGGAIPRQYIPAVDRGIQEAAARGVLAGYPVVDFVVECFDGSYHSVDSNESSFKMAGILAFKTIAPKCKPTLLEPLDMVEVFTPDHYLGDVMGDMSSRRGHILGTEAEPDMPGVTRVKAIVPQADLHLYGTKLSSLTHGRGYFVHRFHGYENMPAEHANKVIEAAAKNKKEEHED
- the thyX gene encoding FAD-dependent thymidylate synthase produces the protein MPEFFDAPRISVLARPTFAEPAHLPVNWMGESTDGERLAEFAGRLCYMSQKNPAKRDTREYLENIKKQGHGSVLEHASYSLLLEGISRSLTHELVRHRAGFAYSQLSQRYVDESDAAFVIPPAIIGDATLLAAWKAQVESAQTTYVALVDQLMTKYSWVEDKVHRRKMSREAARGVLPNSTETKIVVTGNARAWRTMLELRSSEAAEFEIRRMAVAVLRVLQHEAPGFFADFEIYTAGDRAEAARISYHKV